One region of Pagrus major chromosome 5, Pma_NU_1.0 genomic DNA includes:
- the LOC140996263 gene encoding UDP-glucuronosyltransferase 2A2-like isoform X1, translated as MKHRERLSVCVLLVLCVTWSANGGNILVWYTEGSHWINMKPVLETLVDRGHQVTVLVPSTSMFMNKSEPSRFSYEPFNVSVSMEEMQRIMEKILHFSIYEMPHMSYLEIYIKFTGMMKNNLLYSLKYLDGVLKSETIMKRLKEGKYDLLLADPIYPGSELTAEILGIPLVLSLRFSIAHNWERMCGQLPAPPSFVPGAMSKLTDKMDFSERVWNFLFYALQDAVFDYIYWPELDKYYSEVKGKPTSARELMGRADIWLMRTYWDFDFPRPFLPNFKFVGGIHCRPAKPLPKDMEKFVQSSGDAGVVVFTLGSFIKNITTEKANMIASALAQIPQKVLWRYSGAKPETLGANTRLFDWIPQNDLLGHPKTRAFITHGGTNGIYEAIYHGVPMVGIPLFGDQPDNMVHMKAKGVATTVELNFMKTEDLRDAINTVINDKSYKENAMWLSSIHHDRPVSPLDESVFWIEFTMRNKGAQHLRVQAHELTCCQYHSLDVLVFLLAMVLLLIIIFIKTCSFCLRLCCGRKGKTKRKRKAE; from the exons ATGAAGCACAGAGAGCGTCTCTCCGTTTGCGTCCTGCTGGTACTTTGTGTGACATGGAGTGCAAATGGAGGGAATATTCTGGTGTGGTACACTGAAGGCAGCCACTGGATTAACATGAAGCCTGTGCTGGAGACGCTGGTGGACAGGGGACACCAAGTGACTGTTTTGGTTCCGAGCACGTCCATGTTCATGAACAAAAGTGAGCCTTCCCGCTTTAGTTATGAACCCTTCAACGTCTCTGTCTCAATGGAGGAAATGCAGAGGATAATGGAAAAGATCCTTCACTTCTCCATATATGAGATGCCTCATATGAGCTACTTAGAAATATACATCAAATTCACAGGTATGATGAAGAACAACCTGCTATACTCTTTGAAGTATTTGGATGGCGTGCTGAAATCAGAAACCATAATGAAGAGGCTGAAGGAGGGAAAATATGACCTTCTCCTGGCTGACCCCATCTACCCTGGAAGTGAGTTAACAGCAGAGATTTTGGGCATCCCCCTGGTTCTCTCCCTGCGCTTTTCCATAGCCCATAACTGGGAGAGAATGTGTGGTCAGCTACCTGCTCCACCTTCCTTTGTCCCCGGCGCTATGAGCAAACTGACGGATAAGATGGACTTCTCAGAGAGAGTGTGGAACTTCCTCTTCTACGCACTGCAGGATGCTGTGTTTGATTACATATATTGGCCAGAATTAGATAAATATTACTCTGAAGTCAAAG GAAAACCCACCAGTGCCCGTGAGTTGATGGGTAGAGCAGACATCTGGTTGATGCGAACCTACTGGGATTTTGATTTCCCTCGTCCGTTCCTCCCCAACTTCAAATTTGTTGGTGGGATCCACTGCAGACCTGCTAAACCTTTACCAAAG GATATGGAAAAGTTTGTGCAGAGTTCTGGAGACGCTGGCGTCGTGGTCTTCACTTTGGGATCATTCATCAAGAACATCACCACGGAGAAGGCAAACATGATCGCATCGGCCCTCGCTCAGATCCCACAAAAG GTGCTGTGGAGATACAGTGGAGCAAAACCAGAGACTCTGGGTGCCAACACTAGGTTATTTGACTGGATCCCTCAGAATGACCTACTGG GTCACCCCAAGACCAGAGCTTTCATCACCCATGGTGGCACAAATGGGATTTATGAGGCTATCTACCACGGTGTCCCCATGGTGGGCATCCCCCTGTTCGGTGACCAGCCAGACAACATGGTCCATATGAAGGCTAAAGGAGTTGCGACTACCGTGGAATTGAACTTTATGAAGACTGAGGACCTGAGAGATGCAATCAATACTGTCATCAATGACAAATC GTACAAGGAAAACGCCATGTGGCTGTCCAGTATCCACCACGACAGACCAGTGAGCCCTCTGGATGAGTCAGTATTCTGGATCGAGTTCACCATGAGAAACAAAGGGGCCCAGCACCTGAGGGTCCAGGCCCATGAGCTCACCTGCTGCCAGTATCACAGCCTGGATGTCCTGGTCTTCCTCCTCGCCATGGTTCTGCTCCTCATAATTATCTTCATCAAGACCTGCAGTTTCTGTTTACGGCTGTGCTGTGGCAGAAagggaaagacaaagagaaagagaaaagctgAGTAA